In Populus nigra chromosome 1, ddPopNigr1.1, whole genome shotgun sequence, one genomic interval encodes:
- the LOC133685240 gene encoding uncharacterized protein LOC133685240 isoform X1, with protein MTLNLGFCSSSSYLSRFSHSPPLLSKLSPKPNYTTTATLLSLLFSFHKTAPFFSTSRTPSLKPLASSLSQSAAADDENDNNNSFLSLNEDSLSRVSAAKDANEALQIISVITNKSNGLVSVTDCCGIITAAIDRGNTDLALSVFYAMRSSFDQGVTEIERWKWSRPDISVYTSLVQGLAAALKVSDALKMIDYICRVGVSPSEDEVPFGKVVRCPTCMIAVAVAQPQHGIQIASCSKCRYQYELVSGDITRIDSEAISMDLPAWERGLRFLQLMKQSIPAAVHSIVVQTPSGMARTQRFATETVDLPAQKSERVTIASAVPSNVYRNVGPFKFSPKAPNVYPGEPMCLTNHENGQESLLLRAPVKDGKLSLLNPSVLVPLLAVLVAGDAASGIIDPSLPQFLVVAAISSLGVGATLNTLVFPGLNQLPQKSVDATAIKQKLLSQYDLLQSRIKELKEAAEKEVWMLARMCQLENKIFAVGEPSYRARRTRVKRVREGLENSLEGRIELIDSYARISSMIEIEVEMDSDVLAAEALSNVESIAEQIQQIMELENLEERWRLQAEANDEAERLLSSQPVTTEWI; from the exons atgacacTAAACTTAGGCTtttgctcctcctcctcctaccTCTCCCGCTTCTCACACTCCCCTCCTCTCCTCTCTAAACTCTCTCCAAAACCAAACTACACTACCACAGCCACTCTCCTCTCCCTCTTATTTTCTTTCCATAAAACCGCACCATTTTTTTCCACTTCAAGAACACCATCCTTAAAACCACTCGCTTCTTCACTAAGCCAATCCGCCGCCGCCGACGACGAAAACGACAACAACAACTCTTTTTTATCACTAAATGAAGACTCCCTCTCCAGAGTCTCCGCTGCTAAAGACGCCAATGAAGCCCTGCAAATAATATCTGTAATCACTAATAAAAGTAACGGTTTAGTTAGTGTAACTGATTGTTGTGGTATTATAACAGCCGCCATTGATCGCGGCAATACTGATTTggctctctctgttttttacgCTATGCGTTCCAGCTTCGATCAAG gCGTTACTGAGATAGAAAGATGGAAATGGTCGCGGCCGGATATTAGTGTTTACACGTCATTAGTTCAAGGTCTTGCTGCGGCATTGAAGGTTTCTGATGCTCTTAAGATGATCGATTATATTTGCCGCGTTGGTGTGTCGCCTAGCGAGGACGAG GTGCCATTTGGTAAGGTTGTGAGATGTCCAACTTGTATGATAGCTGTTGCTGTTGCACAACCTCAACATGGCATTCAG ATTGCATCTTGTTCCAAGTGCCGGTACCAATACGAGCTTGTTTCTGGGGATATCACTAGAATTGACTCAGAAGCAATCAG CATGGATCTTCCTGCTTGGGAAAGGGGGCTAAGATTTTTGCAACTAATGAAGCAAAGTATTCCTGCAGCTGTTCACTCCATTGTG GTACAGACCCCTTCTGGTATGGCAAGGACACAGAGATTTGCTACTGAAACAGTAGACCTTCCAGCACAAAAAAGTGAAAGGGTGACCATTGCTTCAGCAGTTCCATCAAATGTTTACAGAAATGTGGGCCCCTTTAAATTTAGTCCAAAGGCTCCCAATGTCTACCCTGGAGAACCAATGTGCCTGACAAACCATGAAAATGGCCAGGAGTCACTGTTGTTAAGAGCCCCTGTAAAAGATGGAAAGCTATCCTTGCTTAACCCTTCTGTTCTTGTTCCGCTCCTTGCTGTCTTGGTTGCTGGAGATGCTGCATCTGGTATTATTGATCCCAGCTTGCCCCAATTCCTTGTAGTTGCTGCTATTTCTTCTCTTGGTGTTGGAGCTACTCTAAATACACTGGTTTTCCCTGGATTGAACCAG CTTCCTCAAAAGTCAGTGGATGCAACTGCAATCAAGCAGAAGCTGTTGTCTCAGTATGACTTACTTCAGTCTCGCATTAAGGAACTAAAAGAAGCTGCTGAAAAAGAG GTTTGGATGTTGGCTCGGATGTGTCAGCTGGAGAACAAGATTTTTGCTGTAGGAGAACCTTCTTATCG TGCCCGTAGAACTAGGGTGAAAAGGGTCCGAGAAGGCCTGGAAAATTCACTCGAAGGACGGATCGAACTCATTGATAGCTATGCAAGA ATTTCTTCGatgattgaaattgaggttgaaatgGACTCTGATGTTCTTGCTGCGGAAGCGTTGAGCAATGTG GAAAGCATAGCTGAACAGATACAGCAAATCATGGAGCTGGAAAATCTTGAAgag AGATGGAGACTACAAGCTGAAGCAAATGACGAGGCTGAAAGACTGCTTAGTTCTCAACCTGTAACTACTGAGTGGATTTAA
- the LOC133688104 gene encoding NAD(P)H-quinone oxidoreductase subunit S, chloroplastic: MASSITLQSTLLRSSFLGQNNFPNHPHKPYSLIPKEHRLKIKTCAKFDLFEILGGRGLCNGEKGVQQELQRNIEEEAPSAAGEEEYSGNLEISSVPEDGFEKELMGLTGGFPGGEKGLEKFIEENPPPKKQSAAKLTITNKPKPPELPLLLPGMIAIVKNPNNPFYMYTGIVQRITDGKAGVIFEGGNWDRLVTFRLEELERREKGPPGKNPRSAIIEEFYGTES; the protein is encoded by the coding sequence ATGGCTTCTTCCATCACCCTTCAAAGTACTCTACTTAGGTCCAGCTTTCTAGGTCAAAACAACTTCCCCAATCATCCTCACAAACCATACTCTTTGATCCCCAAAGAACAtaggttgaaaataaaaacatgtgcCAAATTCGACCTTTTTGAGATCTTGGGAGGCAGAGGGCTCTGCAATGGAGAAAAAGGCGTGCAACAAGAGCTACAGAGAAACATTGAAGAGGAGGCACCATCAGCTGCTGGTGAAGAGGAGTATTCAGGTAACTTGGAAATATCAAGTGTGCCGGAAGATGGTTTCGAAAAGGAGCTGATGGGATTAACAGGGGGCTTTCCTGGTGGAGAGAAGGGATTGGAAAAATTCATCGAGGAAAACCCACCTCCAAAGAAACAATCAGCTGCGAAGCTTACAATCACAAACAAGCCAAAACCACCAGAATTGCCACTGTTGTTGCCTGGTATGATTGCCATTGTGAAGAACCCAAATAACCCATTTTACATGTACACTGGCATTGTTCAGCGAATCACTGATGGAAAAGCTGGGGTTATCTTTGAAGGAGGAAACTGGGATCGGTTAGTGACTTTCCGCCTGGAAGAGCTGGAGCGTAGGGAGAAGGGCCCTCCAGGCAAAAATCCCAGGTCCGCGATAATTGAAGAATTCTATGGAACCGAATCATAA
- the LOC133678919 gene encoding nucleoside diphosphate kinase 3-like, with product MSSQICRSASRAARSLLSSASKTSQFYSEGRAAAAVVAVSLGGKLPLLSSAYGRTGSSNLARQWISGALAIPAGVYMLQEQEAHAAELERTFIAIKPDGVQRGLISEIISRFERKGFKLVAIKIVVPSKDFAQKHYHDLKTRPFFDGLCDFLSSGPVVAMVWEGEGVIKYGRKLIGATDPQKSEPGTIRGDLAVVVGRNIIHGSDGPETAKEEVNLWFKPEELVNYTGNAEKWIYGVN from the exons atgagctCTCAGATTTGCAGATCTGCTTCTAGAGCTGCCAGGTCTCTTCTCTCTTCAGCTTCTAAAACCTCTCAATTCTACTCTG AAGGGAGAGCTGCAGCGGCAGTGGTGGCAGTTTCACTTGGTGGAAAGTTGCCTCTCCTATCCTCGGCTTATGGAAGGACTGGTTCTTCAAATCTGGCTAGACAGTGGATTTCTGGGGCTCTTGCAATTCCTGCTGgag TATACATGCTCCAAGAACAGGAGGCACATGCTGCAGAG CTGGAGCGAACTTTTATTGCCATCAAGCCTGATGGAGTGCAGCGAGGGCTG ATTTCAGAAATCATATCCCGTTTCGAGCGTAAAGGGTTTAAGCTTGTGGCAATTAAGATAGTGGTTCCTTCTAAGGACTTTGCTCAGAAGCATTATCATGATCTGAAGACAAGACCCTTTTTTGATGGTCTTTGTGACTTCCTTAGCTCTGGTCCAGTTGTTGCCATg GTCTGGGAAGGAGAAGGGGTGATCAAATATGGTCGGAAACTCATTGGAGCCACAGATCCTCAGAAATCAGAGCCTGGAACCATCAGAGGTGATCTAGCCGTTGTTGTTGGAAG aaATATCATTCACGGAAGCGATGGCCCCGAGACTGCCAAGGAGGAGGTTAACTTGTGGTTCAAACCAGAGGAATTGGTTAATTACACTGGCAATGCAGAGAAGTGGATCTATGGGGTCAACTGa
- the LOC133678927 gene encoding uncharacterized protein LOC133678927, with protein sequence MATKPLSREEIANTEKKLDMPLDEIIKMSKNTTKPKKQQRAPIKNQKTFNPAHEKALKVRRYMDMGPLVRQGALAQRRSNFHGNQFPLTSEAARKAAVAPFHNRSFGRNFIANSNNARAAGFTVKKRAANGGFARKSPPRHNQQQHQGDVGAKQRPQTLDLLFANMKEQRMKVLSRQNNAIKYNGGGRRPRVPWARGRF encoded by the exons ATGGCTACTAAACCACTCTCTCGTGAAGAAATTGCTAATACAGAAAAGAAATTGGACATGCCATTAG ATGAAATCATCAAAATGTCTAAAAATACAACTAAACCTAAGAAGCAGCAAAGGGCTCCG ATTAAAAATCAGAAAACATTTAACCCTGCCCACGAAAAAGCTTTAAAGGTGCGGCGTTATATGGACATGGGGCCCTTGGTCCGGCAG GGTGCCTTGGCTCAAAGAAGGTCAAATTTCCATGGTAACCAATTTCCTTTAACATCCGAGGCTGCAAGGAAGGCTGCAGTGGCTCCCTTTCACAATAGAAGTTTTGGTCGCAATTTCATAGCCAATTCAAACAATGCAAG GGCTGCAGGTTTTACAGTTAAGAAGAGGGCTGCAAATGGAGGCTTTGCTagaaag TCACCCCCGCGCCATAACCAACAACAGCATCAAGGGGATGTGGGTGCCAAGCAGAGGCCTCAAACATTGGATTTATTGTTTGCTAACATGAAGGAGCAGAGGATGAAAGTCTTGTCACGGCAAAACAATGCTATAAAATACAACGGCGGTGGCAGGCGGCCAAGGGTGCCATGGGCAAGAGGCCGATTCTGA
- the LOC133678896 gene encoding uncharacterized protein LOC133678896 — MDDIPGRLNVVPDHFQVSTSSEDTPQNITSSIQRPRIDNSSSSNSRFWSGRKLSAAFMLNLFNLQRLSWGSSADGQEKVKLSVTELESLRSELAYLEEREAHLKAQLEHVDEVLRSARFSGYLYIRTRWTALPGEPPPLDDADVDDWLPRFVVLNGPCIFFYLLSTDFSPQDSTLLADIVEVGSLPSFTREHEETLYSSYILTRQGLRYECSSVSEVQVDSWLKVLQTDIKLVSETKVPSWFQ, encoded by the exons ATGGATGATATTCCTGGGAGGTTGAATGTAGTCCCTGATCACTTTCAAGTATCAACTTCTAGTGAGGACACTCCTCAAAACATAACTTCATCTATCCAACGGCCCAGAATTGATAATTCATCCAG CTCAAATAGTCGTTTCTGGTCTGGAAGAAAACTAAGTGCTGCATTCATGCTGAATTTGTTTAACCTACAGAGGCTGTCATGGGGTTCTAGCGCTGATGGTCAGGAAAAG gTCAAGTTATCCGTCACAGAGTTAGAATCACTTCGATCAGAACTTGCATATTTAGAAGAGAGGGAAGCTCACTTGAAAGCTCA GTTGGAACATGTTGATGAAGTTCTGCGCTCTGCTCGGTTCTCTGGTTATTTGTACATCCGAACT AGATGGACAGCTCTACCTGGGGAGCCGCCGCCACTTGATGATGCTGATGTGGACGATTGGCTTCCTCGCTTTGTTGTCCTTAATGGACCATGCATCTTCTTCTATTTGTTGTCCACAG ATTTCAGTCCTCAAGATTCCACTCTACTTGCCGATATTGTTGAAGTAGGCTCTCTGCCAAGCTTTACACGGGAGCATGAAGAGACATTGTATTCCTCATATATCTTAACTCGTCAAGGTCTGAGATATGAGTGCTCAAGTGTTTCCGAAGTACAG GTTGATTCATGGCTAAAGGTATTGCAAACTGACATCAAGTTGGTTTCTGAGACAAAAGTTCCCTCATGGTTCCAGTGA
- the LOC133685240 gene encoding uncharacterized protein LOC133685240 isoform X2, producing MAFRLHLVPSAGTNTSLFLGISLELTQKQSGNTPAERSMDLPAWERGLRFLQLMKQSIPAAVHSIVVQTPSGMARTQRFATETVDLPAQKSERVTIASAVPSNVYRNVGPFKFSPKAPNVYPGEPMCLTNHENGQESLLLRAPVKDGKLSLLNPSVLVPLLAVLVAGDAASGIIDPSLPQFLVVAAISSLGVGATLNTLVFPGLNQLPQKSVDATAIKQKLLSQYDLLQSRIKELKEAAEKEVWMLARMCQLENKIFAVGEPSYRARRTRVKRVREGLENSLEGRIELIDSYARISSMIEIEVEMDSDVLAAEALSNVESIAEQIQQIMELENLEERWRLQAEANDEAERLLSSQPVTTEWI from the exons ATGGCATTCAG ATTGCATCTTGTTCCAAGTGCCGGTACCAATACGAGCTTGTTTCTGGGGATATCACTAGAATTGACTCAGAAGCAATCAG GAAATACTCCTGCCGAACGCAGCATGGATCTTCCTGCTTGGGAAAGGGGGCTAAGATTTTTGCAACTAATGAAGCAAAGTATTCCTGCAGCTGTTCACTCCATTGTG GTACAGACCCCTTCTGGTATGGCAAGGACACAGAGATTTGCTACTGAAACAGTAGACCTTCCAGCACAAAAAAGTGAAAGGGTGACCATTGCTTCAGCAGTTCCATCAAATGTTTACAGAAATGTGGGCCCCTTTAAATTTAGTCCAAAGGCTCCCAATGTCTACCCTGGAGAACCAATGTGCCTGACAAACCATGAAAATGGCCAGGAGTCACTGTTGTTAAGAGCCCCTGTAAAAGATGGAAAGCTATCCTTGCTTAACCCTTCTGTTCTTGTTCCGCTCCTTGCTGTCTTGGTTGCTGGAGATGCTGCATCTGGTATTATTGATCCCAGCTTGCCCCAATTCCTTGTAGTTGCTGCTATTTCTTCTCTTGGTGTTGGAGCTACTCTAAATACACTGGTTTTCCCTGGATTGAACCAG CTTCCTCAAAAGTCAGTGGATGCAACTGCAATCAAGCAGAAGCTGTTGTCTCAGTATGACTTACTTCAGTCTCGCATTAAGGAACTAAAAGAAGCTGCTGAAAAAGAG GTTTGGATGTTGGCTCGGATGTGTCAGCTGGAGAACAAGATTTTTGCTGTAGGAGAACCTTCTTATCG TGCCCGTAGAACTAGGGTGAAAAGGGTCCGAGAAGGCCTGGAAAATTCACTCGAAGGACGGATCGAACTCATTGATAGCTATGCAAGA ATTTCTTCGatgattgaaattgaggttgaaatgGACTCTGATGTTCTTGCTGCGGAAGCGTTGAGCAATGTG GAAAGCATAGCTGAACAGATACAGCAAATCATGGAGCTGGAAAATCTTGAAgag AGATGGAGACTACAAGCTGAAGCAAATGACGAGGCTGAAAGACTGCTTAGTTCTCAACCTGTAACTACTGAGTGGATTTAA